The nucleotide window CGCCGCCGAGGTCGAAGGGATCCGGCTCACGCTCCTCGACCTCGACCCGGCCACCTACCGACTCGCCTACGACCTGGTGTCGAACGGGACCCTCTGGTTCCTCCACCACGGCCTCTTCGACCTGCCGCGGCGGCCCCGCTTCGACCACCGGTGGCTCGAGGCGTGGGCCGGCTACGAGACGGTGAACCGGGCCTTCGCCGACGCCGCCAGCGACCTCGCCGACCACGGCGACGTGGTGCTGGTGCAGGACCTGCACCTCACCCTGGTGCCGGGGCTGCTGCGGGAGCAGCGGCCAGATCTGCGTCTCGTCTACTTCACGCACACTGCGTTCTGCGGGCCGAACTCCATCCGAGTCCTCCCGACCGAGGCCGCGCGGGCCCTGTGCGCCTCCATGGCCGGCGTGCCGTGCGGGTTCCACGCCGCCCGCTGGGCGCGGGCCTACGAGTCGTCGGCGCGCGAGGTCCTCGGCGAGGGGGCGCGACTCGCGCCGAGCTTCGTGGCGCCGCTCGGACCGGACCCGGACGCGCTCGCCGCCATGGCCAGCAGCGACCCGGCGCGCGCCGCGCTCGTGGAGCTCGACACCCTCGTTGGTGACCGTGCCCTGCTGCTGCGCGTCGACCGGATGGACCCGTCGAAGAACGTCCTGCGTGGCTTCCAGGCCTACGACCGGCTCCTCGAGACCGAGCCCACGTGGCGCGGGCGAGTGGTGTTCGTCGCCCGCCTCACGGCGTCCCGCGAGTCGCTCGCCGAGTACCAGGCCTACCGCCAGGAGGTCGAGCTGGCCGCGGCGCGCGTGAACGAGCGGTGGGCCACCCGGGACTGGCAGCCCGTCGTGCTCGACACGGGGGACGACTACCCGCGGACGATCGCCGCCATGATCCGATACGACGTGCTGCTCGTGAACTCGGTGAAGGACGGCCTGAACCTGGTGGCGAAGGAGGGACCGCTCGTCAACCAGCGCGACGGCGTGCTGTGCCTGTCGCCGGACGCGGGGGCTTGGGACGAGCTCGGCCCCGCCGCGCTCGCGGTCCACCCGTTCGACATCGAGCAGGCGGCCGGGGCGCTGCACGCGGCGCTGGCGATGCCAGCGGAGGAGCGGGCGCCCCGGGCGGCCCGACTGCGCGAGCTGGCGGGCCGGCGCACACCGATGTCGTGGTTCCAGGAGCAGCTCACGCGCGCGGCCTGAGCCCGGCCGTCAGCGCGCCGAGCAGCGCCGCCAGCCCCGCGGGCCCGCCCACGACGAGATCGGCCTCCTCGAT belongs to Acidimicrobiia bacterium and includes:
- a CDS encoding trehalose-6-phosphate synthase, whose protein sequence is MTVVVSNRGPYEFAEDPAGTFRAYPGAGGLASSLRPLLLSGVAGPGGAWLAAAVGDGDRAAVRAGAAEVEGIRLTLLDLDPATYRLAYDLVSNGTLWFLHHGLFDLPRRPRFDHRWLEAWAGYETVNRAFADAASDLADHGDVVLVQDLHLTLVPGLLREQRPDLRLVYFTHTAFCGPNSIRVLPTEAARALCASMAGVPCGFHAARWARAYESSAREVLGEGARLAPSFVAPLGPDPDALAAMASSDPARAALVELDTLVGDRALLLRVDRMDPSKNVLRGFQAYDRLLETEPTWRGRVVFVARLTASRESLAEYQAYRQEVELAAARVNERWATRDWQPVVLDTGDDYPRTIAAMIRYDVLLVNSVKDGLNLVAKEGPLVNQRDGVLCLSPDAGAWDELGPAALAVHPFDIEQAAGALHAALAMPAEERAPRAARLRELAGRRTPMSWFQEQLTRAA